CCATCGCGTTCGACGGGCGCATGGGCGCGAGCGGCGACATGCTCCTCGCGGCGCTCCTCGCGGCCGGGGCCGACCGCGACGCCCTCGCCCCCGTCGAGGACGCCCTCCCCGTCGAGTACGACGTGCGCGAGGTCGAGAAGAACGGCATCCTCGCCACCCGGGTCGTCGTGCGATTGACGGACGACGCGGCGGACGGCGCTGACGGTGCCGAGCCGCACAGCCACGGGGAGCACGAGGAGGACGGACACGATCACGACCACGACCATCCTCACGATCACGGTCACTCTCACGATCACGGTCACTCTCACGATCACGACGATCACGACGACCACCGCGCGCACGATCACGATCACCCGCACCCACACGACCATCCCCACGATCACGCTGAGGGGGCCGGTCCCCTCCGCACCTACCGGGAGGTCGTCGAACTCGTCGAGGGGATGGGTCTCCCGGCGCACGTGACGGCGGACGCGAAGGCGATCTTCCGGATCCTGGGCGAGGCGGAGGCGCGGGTCCACGGCACCGACCTCAACGACACGCACTTCCACGAGGTCGGCGCGGACGACGCCGTCGCGGACGTGGTGGGCGTCTGCCTCCTCCTCGCGGACCTCGACCCGGAGCGCGTCGTGACGACGCCGCTCGCGGCCGGCGGGGGCGAGGTGTCGATGAGCCACGGCACGTACCCCGTCCCGACGCCGGCGGTCGCGAACGTCGCGGCCGCGGCCGACTGGGAACTGCGCGGCGGCCCCGTCGAGGCGGAACTGCTGACTCCCACCGGCGCGGCTATCCTCGCGCACGTCGCGACGGGGGTCGAGACCCTACCCACGCTCTCGGTCGAGCGCGTCGGGTACGGCGCGGGCGGCTACGACTTCCCCGAACACCCCAACGTGCTCCGCGCGCTCGTGGGGCGGACGCGGGGGAGCCTCGTCCGCGACGAGATCCGCGTGCTGGAGACGAACGTCGACGACGCCTCCCCGGAGGTGCTCGGCGGCCTCCACGAGTCGCTCGCTGAGGCGGGCGCGCGCGACGTCTCGATCCTCCCCGCGACGATGAAGAAGTCCCGACCGGGACACCTCGTGAAGGTGATCGTGAAGCCCGAGGACGCGGGGCGCGTCGCCCGTCGCCTGGCCGAGGAGACCGGCACGCTCGGCGTCCGCGAGACGGGCGTGCGACACCGCTTCGTCGCCCGTCGAACCCTGGAGACGGTCGAACTCGACGTCGACGGGCGGGCCTTCGAGGTGTCGGTGAAGGTCGCCAGCGACGAGGAGGGCCGGATCTTCGACGCGAGCGCGGAGTACGACGACGCGGCGCGCGTGGCCCGGGAGACCGACCTCCCGGTGCGCGAGGTGATGCGCCGGGCGGAGGCGGCGGTCGGGGACGGCGACGGCTCCGTCGACGGAGCCGTCGGCTCCCGAGAAAGAGATAAGTGACCCCCTGCCCGAGTGCCGGCAGATGAACCTGCCGGCGGTGCTCACCGTCCTGCTCGAGAGGCTGACCACGCCGATCCGCCTGTCCGTCGGTCCCGCGTCGAGGCGCACCCCCGACTCGCTCCACTGCGACCACGACGCGGTCACCCCCGACAGCGAACTGTACGACGAGTACCGCGACGAGTACACGCGGCTGTGCACCTGCGATCGCTGCGGCGCGCGCATCGCCCTCCGCTACGAGCGGACGGCGGCCGCGCGCATCGACCGGAGCCGCGATCGAACGTCGGGCGTGGAGTGATCGAGGGACTGGCGCAGTCGGCTCCGGCAGGGCGGAGATCCCTCAGTCCGACGGAAGCCCGTCCAGGAACTCCCGCACGATCGGCACCAGGTCCTCGCCCGTCTCCTCCTGCACGTAGTGGCCCACGTCGGCCAGTTCGACCGTCTCCGCCTCCCGAAACAGCGCCTCGAAGGTGCGGAGGAACGGCGGGCGGAACGCGCGGTCCCTCATGCCCCACACGAGCAGCGCGGGCGCGTCGGCGACGGCGTGGCGGCGCTCCCACAGCGATTCGAGCCACCCCGTCGAACCGACGATGGCGCGAGGGAACACCCACGTCCCCTCGCGGTCCTCGCGGCGCGCCAGCGGCCGGAGGTACTGCTCGCGGATCTCGGGGGTGAGCTTCGAGCGGTCCGCGTACGCGAGGGGCATCACGTACCGCGCGAAGGCGTTGTACCGCTCGCAGGCGACGCGGCCGAGCGGGCCGCCGGCGAGCCAGCTGAACGCCCGGTAGTACGCCCGATCGTCCACCGGCCAGAACCACGTGTTCATGGCGACGATCCCGCGAACCCGCTCGGGGTCGTCGAGCGCGAGAGAGAGCCCGATCGGCCCGCCCCAGTCCTGCACGACGAGCACGAGGTCCTGCAGGTCCAGTTCCTCGACGAACTCCGCGAGAACCTCGGCGTGGTCCTCGGGACGGTAGGAGAACCCCGGCGGGCGCTCCGAGAGGCCGAACCCGAGGTAGTCGAGCGCGACGCAGCGGTACTCCTCGCGCAGGCCGCGGATCAGGTGGCGGTAGAGGAACGACCACGTGGGGTTGCCGTGGAGCATCAGGAGGGTCGCCCGGGGGTCGTCGGGCCCCTCGTCGACGTAGTGGACAGCGCCCGCCGAGAGGGAGAGACAGCGCGACTCGAAGGGGTACGCCTCGCGGTCGACCCACGACGTGTCCGTTCGGTGGGCGAGTTCGACGTTCGTGTCGGTCGGTTCGGACATGCGGCGGGTACGTCGTCCGCGAGGATAAGCGTGCGAGTCGGTACCGTGAGTAAATACAATTACTCCCGTCGATGCTCGTCGAGCGCCTCGTCGAGGCTCAACTCGCCGCGGGCGACCCGGCGGGCCAGCGACTCGGTGATGGTGCGGTTGTCGTCGCTGCGCTCGCGAGAGCGGCTCTTGATGACCTGGATCTCGCCGGCGGTGGGCTCGATCTCGCGCCCCTCGATGCGTTCGCCCGACAGTCGGGCGATGTTGACGGCGGCGAGCACGTCGCCCATCCCGCGCGCGCCGGTGCCGACGTAGGGGGTCGTCCCCGTCTCGTCGACGAGTTCGACCGGCGCATCCGCCGCGAGGTCGTCGACGATGCGCGCGCCGACCAGCCGCGCGCCGTCGCCGATCCGGACGACGGGGTCGACCGCCTCCTCCAGTTCGCGGCGGACGACCTCGGCCGCGTCGGTCGCCGGCACCTGGAACGCCGCGACGACGAGGTCGCCCGAGAGGACGGCGATGCCCGGGCGCTCGCCGGGGTCGATGCCGACGACGGTGCGCCCCGCGGCGCCGCGCATGACCGCGAGCGCCTCCTCCACCGCCTCGCGCGGGGCCGCCGGGTCGGCGGGGACGACCGCCACGTCCGCTCGGTCGGGAGCCTCCCCGTCGAACGCCGCTTCGTCCACGTCCTCGTCAGGTCCGACGATCACCAGACGGGCGTCCGGCGGGAGCGGGTCGTCGGGTTCCTGCGTGGTGAACTCCGCGCCGCGCTCGCGGAGTTCGTTGACCACGCCGTGGTAGACCTCGAAGTCCTCGGTGGCGACGACGATCACGGTCTCACCTCCGGACCGCACGGGCATGTCTCTCTCGCCCGGGTCGCGGCTACCTCCCCGAGGGTCACGGGCGAGTCCGGACGAGTCACGGGCACCACCGCGTCGCGGCTACGGCTCATCGCCCGCCACCAGCCCCTCCTCGACGATGCGAAAGCGGACCGACTCGCCCACCGGCTTCGATCGGTGCTTCTCGAGCGTCACGCGGCGGTTGCCCCCGCGGAAGCGCTCGAGGCGGAGGACCGCGCCGGACCAGTGAGAGAGGGTGTGGCCGCCGAGCGCGCGCGTCCGATCGCTCTCGGGGTCCGAGAACACCTGGTTCGTGATGACGACCGCGAGGTCGTAGCGCCGGGCGAGCGACAGGAGGTGGGTCACCTGCCGGACGACCGTCCGGAGCGCCTCGCCCTCGTCGTCGTTCTCGCGTTCGAGGCGGTAGAACCCCGTCGCGCTGTCGAGGACGATCAGGTCGATCTGCGAGGCGACCTCGGTCGCGTCGCGGACGGCCTCTGCCTGCTCGTCGAAGTCGAGCGCCTCGGTTATCATCACCCGCGAGGCGAGGTCGTCCACGTCGTCCTCACCGGCGCGGGCGCGCGCCAGTTGCTCGAACCGGTCGATCGAGAGCCCCTCCGTGTCGATGAAGAGGGCGCGGTCGCCCTCCGCGACCGCCTCGACGGTCGCGCCGAGCGCGAGGTTCGTCTTCCCCGCCGCGGGCGGGCCGTACACCTGCGTCACGGTACCGCGCTCGAACCCGCCGCCGAGGAGGTCGTCGATGGGCGGACAGCCGGTGGGGATGGGGGGAGTCACTACGTCGATCGTTGGACACATCCGATAAAAACGTCCTCGATACGCCAGCGCTTTACCGTCCGGGGACCCGGGATGAGACGGATGACCGATCTCCGCCACACGCTGGCACAGCGCATCGCCGGTGAGGTGGTGCTGAGCGACGATCCCGGCGGGACGCTACGCAAGTGGCGCACCGACTTCGACGTCGCGCAGACGGCGCTCGCCGACCACCTCGACGTCTCGCCGTCCGTCGTCTCCGACTACGAGAGCGGCCGCAGACGGAGTCCGGGCATCGGCGTCGTCCGTCGGGTGATCGAGGCCCTGCTCGACATCGACGAGGCGCGCGGCGGCACACACGTCCGCCAGTTCGCGCGCGTCATCTCGGCGGGCTTCGAGAGCGACATCGTCTACGACCTCCGGGAGTACTCAGCCACCGTCCCGATCTCGCGGTTCTACGACGCCATCGACGCCGAGGAGGTCGTCGAGGGGACCCAGCGCACCATCGCGGGTCACACCGTCATCAACTCCATCGAGGCCATCACGCGCCTCTCCAGCGAGGAATTCTACCGCCTCTACGGCCAGTCGACCAACCGCGCGCTCGTGTTCACCGACGTGACCCGCGGGGAGTCGCCGCTCGTCGCCCTCCGCGTCGTCACGCCGACGCCGAGCGCGGTCGTCCTCCACGGGATGGACCGCGACGCGCTGTGGGAGCACGCCCCGGCGCTCGCGCGCGTCGACGGGTTCTCGCTCGCCGTCACCGACGCCGACCTCGACGCGATGCTCGACGCGCTGCGGACGGTCGCCTGACCGCCCGGACGAACGCTCATCCCGCGATCGCGACGCCGATGAGGCTCCCGACGCCGTAGGTGAGCGCGGCCGCCGCCAGCCCGATGAGTACCTGCCGACCCCCCGAATAGAGTACGCTCCGCCCGGTCAGGAGCGTGATCCCGGCCCCGATGAGGAAGAGCGCGAGCGCGCTCAACCCCAGGCTGGTAAGGACGGCCGCGGTGCCCGTCAGGAGGGCGAAGGGCAGCACCGGCACGACCGCCCCGAGCGCGAACAGGACGAACGACGCGCCGGCGGCCTCCCACGCCGACCCGCCCAGTTCCTCCGGGTCGATGCCCAGTTCCTCCCGCGCGAGGGTATCGAGCGCCGCCGACTCGTCGGCGACGAGCCGATCGGCGAGCGAGCGCGCCTGCCCCTCCGACAGCCCCTTCGCCCGGTAGACGAGCGCGAGTTCCTCGGCCTCCTCCTCGGGGAACTCCGCGAGTTCGGACGCCTCGACGGCCAGCTGTCGCTGGTAGAGTTCGCGCGAACTCTGCACGGAGAGCCACTCGCCCATCGCCATCGACCCGGCACCCGCCAGCAGCCCCGCGAGGCCGGTGACGAGGATCGCCTGCGCCGCGAGCGCCGCGCCCGCGACGCCCATGACGAGGCTGAGGTTAGAGACGAGGCCGTCGTTCGCCCCCAGGACGGCGGCCCGGAGGGCGTTCCCGCTGGTCGCCCGGTGACGCCCCTCGAGCCGTGCGATCGCCCCGCCCTCCATCCCGCCCGCCCCCTCGATCGAACGCAGGAGCCGGGCGTGCGATCGCTCCTGGGCCGGGATCCCCGCCGCCGCCGCCTCCGGCTGGTCGACGTAGGCGTGGCTGTCGGTCAGTTCGGCCGCGTCGAGCGTCGGGAGCGCCGCCCCCGGCCCGAACCAGCGGACGAGTCGACTCAACGTGCGCGCCCGCCACCCCGGTCGATCCGACGGAACGCTCGCGCCGGCCGCTTCCAGTCTCTCCGCCCAGAGCCCGGCGTGCTCGGCCTCCGTTCCGGCGAGGCGGCGGTAGAGCGTCGCGAGGTCCGGGTTCGACTCGGCGCTCGCCATCGCCCGGTAGACCGCGGCGCTGTCCACCTCCGCGCGGTAGTTCGCCCGGTAGCGCTCGACGTCGCTCGCGTCAGCCATGTGTCGGTTCATCGTCGTCGACGGGCTTGAGCACTCCTCCGCCCGTTCTGGTTCCGACGGGTCGCGCGTCGAGACGGTCGCCGCGGGCCGGGACTGGGATCGTACGGTCGTCGGATCGGCGCGACCGCCGGGACCGACCGAACCGCCGGACGCTCAGGCGCTTCGCGTCACGGTCACCGTCACCCGTCGGGAGCGCGGGCCGTCGCACTCCACGAGGAGCACCGACTGCCACGTCCCGAGGTCGAGGCGGCCGTCTACGACCGGGATCGTCGCGCTCGGACCGAGCAAGAGCGCCCGGAGGTGGGAATCGGCGTTGCCGTCCAGGTCGTCGTGCCGCCAGCCCTCGTCGGCGACCGCCTCGCCGAGGAACGCCGCCACGTCGTCGAGCAGCCTCGACTCGGCCTCGTTGACGACGACGCCGGCCGTGGTGTGACGGACGAAGACGGTGCAGATCCCGGTCGCGTCGGACGGAACCGCGCCCGCTACCCGATCGGTCACGTCCACCACCTGCGTCCGCGCGTCCGTGTCGACGGTGAACTCCATGCGTCGGGGAGGCG
The Halomarina pelagica DNA segment above includes these coding regions:
- the radB gene encoding DNA repair and recombination protein RadB, translating into MTPPIPTGCPPIDDLLGGGFERGTVTQVYGPPAAGKTNLALGATVEAVAEGDRALFIDTEGLSIDRFEQLARARAGEDDVDDLASRVMITEALDFDEQAEAVRDATEVASQIDLIVLDSATGFYRLERENDDEGEALRTVVRQVTHLLSLARRYDLAVVITNQVFSDPESDRTRALGGHTLSHWSGAVLRLERFRGGNRRVTLEKHRSKPVGESVRFRIVEEGLVAGDEP
- a CDS encoding helix-turn-helix domain-containing protein, which gives rise to MTDLRHTLAQRIAGEVVLSDDPGGTLRKWRTDFDVAQTALADHLDVSPSVVSDYESGRRRSPGIGVVRRVIEALLDIDEARGGTHVRQFARVISAGFESDIVYDLREYSATVPISRFYDAIDAEEVVEGTQRTIAGHTVINSIEAITRLSSEEFYRLYGQSTNRALVFTDVTRGESPLVALRVVTPTPSAVVLHGMDRDALWEHAPALARVDGFSLAVTDADLDAMLDALRTVA
- a CDS encoding VIT1/CCC1 transporter family protein — its product is MADASDVERYRANYRAEVDSAAVYRAMASAESNPDLATLYRRLAGTEAEHAGLWAERLEAAGASVPSDRPGWRARTLSRLVRWFGPGAALPTLDAAELTDSHAYVDQPEAAAAGIPAQERSHARLLRSIEGAGGMEGGAIARLEGRHRATSGNALRAAVLGANDGLVSNLSLVMGVAGAALAAQAILVTGLAGLLAGAGSMAMGEWLSVQSSRELYQRQLAVEASELAEFPEEEAEELALVYRAKGLSEGQARSLADRLVADESAALDTLAREELGIDPEELGGSAWEAAGASFVLFALGAVVPVLPFALLTGTAAVLTSLGLSALALFLIGAGITLLTGRSVLYSGGRQVLIGLAAAALTYGVGSLIGVAIAG
- a CDS encoding secondary thiamine-phosphate synthase enzyme YjbQ; amino-acid sequence: MEFTVDTDARTQVVDVTDRVAGAVPSDATGICTVFVRHTTAGVVVNEAESRLLDDVAAFLGEAVADEGWRHDDLDGNADSHLRALLLGPSATIPVVDGRLDLGTWQSVLLVECDGPRSRRVTVTVTRSA
- the larC gene encoding nickel pincer cofactor biosynthesis protein LarC, producing the protein MDTIAFDGRMGASGDMLLAALLAAGADRDALAPVEDALPVEYDVREVEKNGILATRVVVRLTDDAADGADGAEPHSHGEHEEDGHDHDHDHPHDHGHSHDHGHSHDHDDHDDHRAHDHDHPHPHDHPHDHAEGAGPLRTYREVVELVEGMGLPAHVTADAKAIFRILGEAEARVHGTDLNDTHFHEVGADDAVADVVGVCLLLADLDPERVVTTPLAAGGGEVSMSHGTYPVPTPAVANVAAAADWELRGGPVEAELLTPTGAAILAHVATGVETLPTLSVERVGYGAGGYDFPEHPNVLRALVGRTRGSLVRDEIRVLETNVDDASPEVLGGLHESLAEAGARDVSILPATMKKSRPGHLVKVIVKPEDAGRVARRLAEETGTLGVRETGVRHRFVARRTLETVELDVDGRAFEVSVKVASDEEGRIFDASAEYDDAARVARETDLPVREVMRRAEAAVGDGDGSVDGAVGSRERDK
- a CDS encoding alpha/beta fold hydrolase, with translation MSEPTDTNVELAHRTDTSWVDREAYPFESRCLSLSAGAVHYVDEGPDDPRATLLMLHGNPTWSFLYRHLIRGLREEYRCVALDYLGFGLSERPPGFSYRPEDHAEVLAEFVEELDLQDLVLVVQDWGGPIGLSLALDDPERVRGIVAMNTWFWPVDDRAYYRAFSWLAGGPLGRVACERYNAFARYVMPLAYADRSKLTPEIREQYLRPLARREDREGTWVFPRAIVGSTGWLESLWERRHAVADAPALLVWGMRDRAFRPPFLRTFEALFREAETVELADVGHYVQEETGEDLVPIVREFLDGLPSD